A stretch of DNA from Orcinus orca chromosome 3, mOrcOrc1.1, whole genome shotgun sequence:
AGAAGTaaaacccctcctccccctcctcctcagtCAGCTCAGACTAAGCAAGAAGTACCTAAAAATAAAGCCCCTAGTGCTGAGAAGAGAGAAAGTGGCCCTAAGCAAGCTGCTGTAAATGCTGCAGTACAGAGGGTCCAGGTTCTTCCAGATGCTGATGCTTTGTTACATTTTGCCACAGAAAGTACTCCTGATGGATTTTCTTGTTCATCTAGCCTGAGTGCTCTGAGCCTCGACGAGCCATTTATTCAGAAAGATGTGGAATTAAGAATAATGCCTCCGGTTCAGGAAAATGACAATGggaatgaaacagaaaatgagCAGCCTGAAGAATCAAATGAAAGCcagggaaaagaggcagaaaaacccACTGATTCTGAAAAAGATCTATTAGATGATTCAGATGATGATGATATTGAAATACTAGAAGAGTGTATTATTTCTGCCATGCCAACAAAATCTTCACGCAAAGCCAAAAAGCCAGCCCAGACGTCTTCCAAAGTACCTCCACCTGTGGCAAGGAAACCAAGTCAACTGCCTGTGTACAAACTTCTGCCATCACAAAACAGATTACAAACACAAAAGCATGTTAGTTTTACACCAGGAGATGATATGCCTCGGGTGTATTGTGTAGAAGGGACACCTATAAACTTTTCCACAGCTACATCTCTAAGTGATCTAACGATAGAATCCCCTCCAAATGAGTTAGCTGCTGGAGAAGGTGTTAGAGCAGGAACACAGTCAGGTGAATTTGAAAAACGAGACACCATTCCTACAGAAGGCAGAAGTACAGATGAGGCTCAAACAGGGAAAGCCTCATCTGTGACTATACCTGAACTGGATGACAATAAAACAGAAGAAGGCGATATTCTTGCAGAATGCATTAATTCTGCTATGCCCAAAGGAAAAAGTCACAAGCCTTTCCGTGTGAAAAAGATAATGGACCAGGTCCAACAAGCATCTATGTCTTCATCTGGAACTAACAAAAATCAATTAGATGGTAAGAAGAAGAAACCTACTTCACCAGTAAAACCTATACCACAAAATACTGAATACAGGACACGTGTAAGAAAAACTACAGactcaaaaaataatttaaatgctgaaagaaatttCTCAGACAACAAAGATTCAAAGAAAcagaacttgaaaaataattccaAGGACTTCAATGATAAGGTCCCAAATAATGAAGATCGAGTCAGAGGAAGTTTTACTTTTGACTCACCTCATCATTACACACCTATTGAAGgcactccatactgtttttcacgaAATGATTCCTTGAGTTCTCTagattttgatgatgatgatgtcgaCCTTTCCAGGGAAAAGGCTGAATtaagaaaggggaaggaaagtaAGGAATCAGAAGCTAAAGTTACCAACCACACAGAACTAACCTCAAACCAACAATCAGCTAATAAGACACAAGCTGTTCCAAAACATCCAATAAATCGAGGTCAGCCTAAACCTGTGCTGCAGAAGCAATCCACTTTTCCCCAGCCCTCCAAAGATATACCAGACAGAGGGGCAGCAACAGATGAGAAATTACAGAATTTTGCTATTGAAAATACTCCGGTTTGCTTTTCCCGAAATTCCTCTCTAAGTTCTCTTAGTGACATTGatcaagaaaacaacaacaacaaggaaAATGAACCTATCAAAGAGACAGAGCCCCCTGACTCACAGGGAGAACCAAGTAAACCTCAGGCGTCAGGTTATGCTCCTAAATCATTTCACGTTGAAGATACCCCTGTTTGTTTCTCAAGAAACAGTTCTCTCAGTTCTCTCAGTATTGACTCTGAAGATGACCTGTTGCAGGAATGTATAAGTTCTGcaatgccaaaaaagaaaaagccttcaAGACTCAAGGCTGATAATGAAAAGCATAGTCCCAGAAATATGGGTGGCATATTAGCAGAAGATTTGACACTCGATTTGAAAGATATACAGAGACCAGATTCAGAACATGGTTTATCCCCTGATTCAGAAAATTTTGATTGGAAAGCTATTCAGGAAGGTGCAAATTCCATAGTAAGTAGTTTACATCAAGCTGCTGCCGCCGCATGTTTATCTAGACAAGCTTCATCTGATTCAGATTCCATCCTTTCCCTGAAATCAGGAATCTCTCTGGGATCACCATTTCATCTTACACCTGATCAAGAGGAAAAACCCTTTGCAAGTAATAAAGGCCCACGAATTCTAAAACCTGGGGAGAAAAGTACATTGGAAGCTAAGAAGTTAGAAtctgaaaataaaggaataaaaggagggaaaaaagtttATAGAAGTTTGATTACTGGAAAAATTCGATCTAATTCAGAAGTTTCAAGCCAAATGAAACAGCCCCTTCAAACAAACATGCCTTCAATCTCTCGAGGTAGGACAATGATTCATATTCCAGGAGTTCGGAATAGCTCTTCAAGTACAAGTCCGGTTTCTAAAAAAGGCCCACCCCTTAAGACTCCAGCCTCCAAAAGCCCTAGTGAAGGTCAGGCAGCTACCACTTCCCCCAGAGGAGCCAAGCCATCAGTGAAGTCAGAATTAAGCCCTGTTACGAGGCAGGCATCCCAGACACCTGGGTCAAATAAAGGGCCTTCTAGATCAGGATCTAGAGATTCCACTCCTTCAAGACCTGCCCAGCAGCCATTAAGTAGACCTATGCAGTCTCCAGGGCGAAACTCAATTTCTCCTGGTAGAAATGGAATAAGTCCTCCCAACAAATTATCTCAGCTGCCAAGGACGTCATCCCCTAGTACTGCTTCAACTAAGTCCTCGGGTTCTGGGAAAATGTCTTACACATCTCCTGGCAGACAGATGAGCCAACAGAACCTCACCAAACAAACAGGTTTATCCAAGAATGTCAGTAGTATCCCAAGAAGTGAATCTGCCTCCAAAGGACTAAGTCAAATGAGTACTAGCAATGGAGCCAATAAAAAGGTAGAACTTTCTAGAATGTCTTCAACTAAATCAAGTGGAAGTGAATCTGATAGGTCAGAGAGACCCGTATTAGTACGCCAGTCAACTTTCATCAAAGAAGCTCCAAGCCCAACCCTAAGGAGAAAATTGGAGGAATCCGCTTCATTTgaatctctttctccatcttctagACCAGATTCTCCCAGTAGGTCCCAGGCACAGACTCCAATTTTAAGTCCTTCCCTTCCTGATATGTCTCTGTCTACACATTCATCTGTTCAGGCTGGTGGATGGCGAAAACTCCCACCTAATCTCAGTCCCACCATAGAGTATAATGATGGAAGACCAGTAAAGCGCCATGACATAGCACGCTCTCATTCTGAAAGTCCTTCCAGACTTCCCATCAATAGGTCAGGAACCTGGAAACGTGAGCACAGCAAACACTCATCATCCCTTCCTCGAGTAAGCACTTGGAGGAGAACTGGAAGTTCATCCTCAATTCTTTCTGCTTCATCAGAATCTAGTGAAAAAGCAAAAAGTGAGGATGAAAAACACGTGAACTCTACTTCAGGAACCAAACAAACTAAAGAAAACCAAGTATCCACAAAAGGaacatggagaaaaatgaaagaaagtgaaatttCTCCCACCAATAGTACTTCTCAGACCACTTCCTCAGGTGCTGCAAATGGTGCTGAATCAAAGACTCTGATTTATCAAATGGCACCTGCTGTTTCTAAAACAGAGGATGTTTGGGTGAGAATTGAGGACTGCCCCATTAACAACCCTAGATCTGGAAGATCTCCAACAGGAAATACTCCCCCAGTGATTGACACTGTTTCAGAAAAGGGAAACCCAAACACTAAAGATTCAAAAGATCATCAGGGGAAACAAAATGTGAGCAATGGTAGTGCTCCTGTACGCACCATGGGTTTGGAAAACCGCCTGAACTCCTTTATTCAGGTAGATGCCCCAGACCAAAAAGGAACTGAGGGAAAACCGGGACAAAGTCATCCTGTCCCTGCATCAGAGACTAATGAAAGTTCAATAGCTGAACGTACCCCATTTAGTTCTAGCAGCTCAAGCAAGCACAGTTCACCGAGTGGGACTGTTGCTGCCAGAGTGAGTCCTTTTAATTACAACCCAAGCCCAAGGAAAAGCAGCGCAGATAGCACTTCAGCCCGACCATCTCAGATCCCAACGCCAGTGAATAACAACACAAAGAAACGAGATTCAAAAAGTGACAATACAGAATCCAGTGGAACTCAAAGTCCTAAACGCCATTCTGGGTCTTACCTTGTGACATCTGTTTAAAAAGAGCTGGAATGATGAAACTAAGAATGTGTTAGTGTTAATTACAACTGCTATGTAGAAATTTTGTTTcaaccaatatgtataaaatagataactaataagaacctgctgtataaaaaataaaattcaaaaaaagaaattttgtttcaaatgaaaCTAAAAGACTGAAAAATTTTGTAAATAGGTTTGATTCTTGTTAGAGGGTTTTTGTTCTGGAAGCCATATTTGATAGTATACTTCATCTTCACTGGTCATATTTTGGGAGGCACTCTTGATAGTTAGGAAGAAAATGGTAAAGCCAAGTATATTTGTACAGtatgtttttcatgtatttaagtAGCATCCCATCCCATCATCCTTTAATTATTGCTTGTCTTAAAATAACACTACAGATAGAAGATATGATATATTGCTGTTATCAATCATTTCTAGATTATAAACTGACTAAACTTACATCAGGGAGAAATTGGTATTTATGCAAAAACCATTCTGTTTTAGTCCTTGTGAGTCCATCTGACATCATAATCATGTGGCTGTGAAATTCACAGTAATATGGTTCCCGATGAACAAGTTTACCCAGCCTGCTTTGCTTTACTGCATGAATGAAACTGATGGTTCAATTTCAGAAGTAATGATTAACAATTCTGTGGTCACATGATGTTCATATAGATAGCTATAGTGTAACAACTTACACTATTTTGtgctcaaaacaaacaaaaaatctgtgTAACTGTAAAACATTGAATGAAACTATTTTACCTGAACTAGATTTT
This window harbors:
- the APC gene encoding adenomatous polyposis coli protein isoform X8; the protein is MAAASYDQLLKQVEALKMENSNLRQELEDNSNHLTKLETEASNMKEVLKQLQGSIEDEAMASSGQIDLLERLKELNLDSSNFPGVKLRSKMSLRSYGSREGSVSSRSGECSPVPMGSFPRRGFVNGSRENTGYLEELEKERSLLLADLDKEEKEKDWYYAQLQNLTKRIDSLPLTENFSLQTDMTRRQLEYEARQIRVAMEEQLGTCQDMEKRAQRSSQSKHEAGSHEAERQNESQGVAEINMATSGSGQGSTARIDHETASVLSSSSTHSAPRRLTSHLGTKVEMVYSLLSMLGTHDKDDMSRTLLAMSSSQDSCISMRQSGCLPLLIQLLHGNDKDSVLLGNSRGSKEARARASAALHNIIHSQPDDKRGRREIRVLHLLEQIRAYCETCWEWQEAHEQGMDQDKNPMPAPVEHQICPAVCVLMKLSFDEEHRHAMNELGGLQAIAELLQVDCEMYGLTNDHYSITLRRYAGMALTNLTFGDVANKATLCSMKGCMRALVAQLKSESEDLQQVIASVLRNLSWRADVNSKKTLREVGSVKALMECALEVKKESTLKSVLSALWNLSAHCTENKADICAVDGALAFLVGTLTYRSQTNTLAIIESGGGILRNVSSLIATNEDHRQILRENNCLQTLLQHLKSHSLTIVSNACGTLWNLSARNPKDQEALWDMGAVSMLKNLIHSKHKMIAMGSAAALRNLMANRPAKYKDANIMSPGSSLPSLHVRKQKALEAELDAQHLSETFDNIDNLSPKASHRSKQRHKQNLYGDYVFDTNRHDDNRSDNFNTGNMTVLSPYLNTTVLPSSSSSRGSLDSSRSEKDRSLERERGISLVNYHPATENPGTSSKRGLQISTTAAQIAKVMEEVSAIHTSQEDRSSGSTPELHCGTDERNALRRSSTAHTHANSYNFTKSENSNRTCPVPYAKVEYKRSSNDSLNSVSSSDGYGKRGQMKPSVESYSEDEESKFCSYGQYPADLAHKIHSANHMDDNDGELDTPINYSLKYSDEQLNSGRQSPSQNERWARPKHIIEDEIKQNEERQSRSQSTTYPVYPESTDDKHLKFQPHFGQQECVSPYRSRAANGSETNRVGSNHGINQNVNQSLCQEDDYEDDKPTNYSERYSEEEQHEEEERPTNYSIKYNEEKHHVDQPIDYSLKYTTDIPSSQKPAFSFSKNSSGQSTKTEHISSSSENTATPSSNAKRQNQLHHSSAQSRSGQTQKATSSSCKVPSINQETIQTYCVEDTPICFSRCSSLSSLSSAEDEIGCDQTTQEADSANTLQIAEIKESSGTRSTEDSVSEVPTVSQHIRTKSSRLQASGLSSESTRHKAVEFSSGAKSPSKSGAQTPKSPPEHYVQETPLMFSRCTSVSSLDSFESRSIASSVQSEPCSGMVSGIISPSDLPDSPGQTMPPSRSKTPPPPPPQSAQTKQEVPKNKAPSAEKRESGPKQAAVNAAVQRVQVLPDADALLHFATESTPDGFSCSSSLSALSLDEPFIQKDVELRIMPPVQENDNGNETENEQPEESNESQGKEAEKPTDSEKDLLDDSDDDDIEILEECIISAMPTKSSRKAKKPAQTSSKVPPPVARKPSQLPVYKLLPSQNRLQTQKHVSFTPGDDMPRVYCVEGTPINFSTATSLSDLTIESPPNELAAGEGVRAGTQSGEFEKRDTIPTEGRSTDEAQTGKASSVTIPELDDNKTEEGDILAECINSAMPKGKSHKPFRVKKIMDQVQQASMSSSGTNKNQLDGKKKKPTSPVKPIPQNTEYRTRVRKTTDSKNNLNAERNFSDNKDSKKQNLKNNSKDFNDKVPNNEDRVRGSFTFDSPHHYTPIEGTPYCFSRNDSLSSLDFDDDDVDLSREKAELRKGKESKESEAKVTNHTELTSNQQSANKTQAVPKHPINRGQPKPVLQKQSTFPQPSKDIPDRGAATDEKLQNFAIENTPVCFSRNSSLSSLSDIDQENNNNKENEPIKETEPPDSQGEPSKPQASGYAPKSFHVEDTPVCFSRNSSLSSLSIDSEDDLLQECISSAMPKKKKPSRLKADNEKHSPRNMGGILAEDLTLDLKDIQRPDSEHGLSPDSENFDWKAIQEGANSIVSSLHQAAAAACLSRQASSDSDSILSLKSGISLGSPFHLTPDQEEKPFASNKGPRILKPGEKSTLEAKKLESENKGIKGGKKVYRSLITGKIRSNSEVSSQMKQPLQTNMPSISRGRTMIHIPGVRNSSSSTSPVSKKGPPLKTPASKSPSEGQAATTSPRGAKPSVKSELSPVTRQASQTPGSNKGPSRSGSRDSTPSRPAQQPLSRPMQSPGRNSISPGRNGISPPNKLSQLPRTSSPSTASTKSSGSGKMSYTSPGRQMSQQNLTKQTGLSKNVSSIPRSESASKGLSQMSTSNGANKKVELSRMSSTKSSGSESDRSERPVLVRQSTFIKEAPSPTLRRKLEESASFESLSPSSRPDSPSRSQAQTPILSPSLPDMSLSTHSSVQAGGWRKLPPNLSPTIEYNDGRPVKRHDIARSHSESPSRLPINRSGTWKREHSKHSSSLPRVSTWRRTGSSSSILSASSESSEKAKSEDEKHVNSTSGTKQTKENQVSTKGTWRKMKESEISPTNSTSQTTSSGAANGAESKTLIYQMAPAVSKTEDVWVRIEDCPINNPRSGRSPTGNTPPVIDTVSEKGNPNTKDSKDHQGKQNVSNGSAPVRTMGLENRLNSFIQVDAPDQKGTEGKPGQSHPVPASETNESSIAERTPFSSSSSSKHSSPSGTVAARVSPFNYNPSPRKSSADSTSARPSQIPTPVNNNTKKRDSKSDNTESSGTQSPKRHSGSYLVTSV
- the APC gene encoding adenomatous polyposis coli protein isoform X9, with translation MYASLGSGPVAALPASVPPCPLGSWSSGGGRGCVRQERKRRGCVRSSVRGANVWQEVLKQLQGSIEDEAMASSGQIDLLERLKELNLDSSNFPGVKLRSKMSLRSYGSREGSVSSRSGECSPVPMGSFPRRGFVNGSRENTGYLEELEKERSLLLADLDKEEKEKDWYYAQLQNLTKRIDSLPLTENFSLQTDMTRRQLEYEARQIRVAMEEQLGTCQDMEKRAQRRITRIQQIEKDILRIRQLLQSQATEAERSSQSKHEAGSHEAERQNESQGVAEINMATSGSGQGSTARIDHETASVLSSSSTHSAPRRLTSHLGTKIRAYCETCWEWQEAHEQGMDQDKNPMPAPVEHQICPAVCVLMKLSFDEEHRHAMNELGGLQAIAELLQVDCEMYGLTNDHYSITLRRYAGMALTNLTFGDVANKATLCSMKGCMRALVAQLKSESEDLQQVIASVLRNLSWRADVNSKKTLREVGSVKALMECALEVKKESTLKSVLSALWNLSAHCTENKADICAVDGALAFLVGTLTYRSQTNTLAIIESGGGILRNVSSLIATNEDHRQILRENNCLQTLLQHLKSHSLTIVSNACGTLWNLSARNPKDQEALWDMGAVSMLKNLIHSKHKMIAMGSAAALRNLMANRPAKYKDANIMSPGSSLPSLHVRKQKALEAELDAQHLSETFDNIDNLSPKASHRSKQRHKQNLYGDYVFDTNRHDDNRSDNFNTGNMTVLSPYLNTTVLPSSSSSRGSLDSSRSEKDRSLERERGISLVNYHPATENPGTSSKRGLQISTTAAQIAKVMEEVSAIHTSQEDRSSGSTPELHCGTDERNALRRSSTAHTHANSYNFTKSENSNRTCPVPYAKVEYKRSSNDSLNSVSSSDGYGKRGQMKPSVESYSEDEESKFCSYGQYPADLAHKIHSANHMDDNDGELDTPINYSLKYSDEQLNSGRQSPSQNERWARPKHIIEDEIKQNEERQSRSQSTTYPVYPESTDDKHLKFQPHFGQQECVSPYRSRAANGSETNRVGSNHGINQNVNQSLCQEDDYEDDKPTNYSERYSEEEQHEEEERPTNYSIKYNEEKHHVDQPIDYSLKYTTDIPSSQKPAFSFSKNSSGQSTKTEHISSSSENTATPSSNAKRQNQLHHSSAQSRSGQTQKATSSSCKVPSINQETIQTYCVEDTPICFSRCSSLSSLSSAEDEIGCDQTTQEADSANTLQIAEIKESSGTRSTEDSVSEVPTVSQHIRTKSSRLQASGLSSESTRHKAVEFSSGAKSPSKSGAQTPKSPPEHYVQETPLMFSRCTSVSSLDSFESRSIASSVQSEPCSGMVSGIISPSDLPDSPGQTMPPSRSKTPPPPPPQSAQTKQEVPKNKAPSAEKRESGPKQAAVNAAVQRVQVLPDADALLHFATESTPDGFSCSSSLSALSLDEPFIQKDVELRIMPPVQENDNGNETENEQPEESNESQGKEAEKPTDSEKDLLDDSDDDDIEILEECIISAMPTKSSRKAKKPAQTSSKVPPPVARKPSQLPVYKLLPSQNRLQTQKHVSFTPGDDMPRVYCVEGTPINFSTATSLSDLTIESPPNELAAGEGVRAGTQSGEFEKRDTIPTEGRSTDEAQTGKASSVTIPELDDNKTEEGDILAECINSAMPKGKSHKPFRVKKIMDQVQQASMSSSGTNKNQLDGKKKKPTSPVKPIPQNTEYRTRVRKTTDSKNNLNAERNFSDNKDSKKQNLKNNSKDFNDKVPNNEDRVRGSFTFDSPHHYTPIEGTPYCFSRNDSLSSLDFDDDDVDLSREKAELRKGKESKESEAKVTNHTELTSNQQSANKTQAVPKHPINRGQPKPVLQKQSTFPQPSKDIPDRGAATDEKLQNFAIENTPVCFSRNSSLSSLSDIDQENNNNKENEPIKETEPPDSQGEPSKPQASGYAPKSFHVEDTPVCFSRNSSLSSLSIDSEDDLLQECISSAMPKKKKPSRLKADNEKHSPRNMGGILAEDLTLDLKDIQRPDSEHGLSPDSENFDWKAIQEGANSIVSSLHQAAAAACLSRQASSDSDSILSLKSGISLGSPFHLTPDQEEKPFASNKGPRILKPGEKSTLEAKKLESENKGIKGGKKVYRSLITGKIRSNSEVSSQMKQPLQTNMPSISRGRTMIHIPGVRNSSSSTSPVSKKGPPLKTPASKSPSEGQAATTSPRGAKPSVKSELSPVTRQASQTPGSNKGPSRSGSRDSTPSRPAQQPLSRPMQSPGRNSISPGRNGISPPNKLSQLPRTSSPSTASTKSSGSGKMSYTSPGRQMSQQNLTKQTGLSKNVSSIPRSESASKGLSQMSTSNGANKKVELSRMSSTKSSGSESDRSERPVLVRQSTFIKEAPSPTLRRKLEESASFESLSPSSRPDSPSRSQAQTPILSPSLPDMSLSTHSSVQAGGWRKLPPNLSPTIEYNDGRPVKRHDIARSHSESPSRLPINRSGTWKREHSKHSSSLPRVSTWRRTGSSSSILSASSESSEKAKSEDEKHVNSTSGTKQTKENQVSTKGTWRKMKESEISPTNSTSQTTSSGAANGAESKTLIYQMAPAVSKTEDVWVRIEDCPINNPRSGRSPTGNTPPVIDTVSEKGNPNTKDSKDHQGKQNVSNGSAPVRTMGLENRLNSFIQVDAPDQKGTEGKPGQSHPVPASETNESSIAERTPFSSSSSSKHSSPSGTVAARVSPFNYNPSPRKSSADSTSARPSQIPTPVNNNTKKRDSKSDNTESSGTQSPKRHSGSYLVTSV